In one Drosophila pseudoobscura strain MV-25-SWS-2005 chromosome X, UCI_Dpse_MV25, whole genome shotgun sequence genomic region, the following are encoded:
- the wus gene encoding dnaJ homolog subfamily C member 22: MGTKQTVSPKFGGTVKAKAKSTTSDSPPPSPTDKSLIKSKPNRRMSTNRESSTEANTLPAQKSVVVAYVLWLFGGIFGLHHLYLHRDRHAFIWACTLGGYMGIGWIGELFLIPEYVRDANEDPRFVKAFVAKLQAFQRPPYSSKRFVGQVMIGHLFGQLFAMAIPQTVVAGFDLSFLHWAIPIFVSQGIWLVGNIGREQGVWWHCLLAAYLAYPARYFIYDETYSLLLTGLVSALTFDGISKQWRRTPPRRGRPVERSLKLTGAILIYCTFWGSFVYFNGTIADEDGGEVPIHEALHNFLASAWWTDLKQALHDTYIYAQHHGWYETWKEVFESMDVDGERNSYKVLGVSATASQAEITAAYRRLSKEYHPDKVKDEALRNEAHQRFIEIQQAYNVLSKIKSNRRRKNKQFQEDDAIVL; the protein is encoded by the coding sequence ATGGGAACCAAGCAGACTGTGTCGCCGAAGTTCGGTGGCACTGTAAAGGCAAAGGCCAAATCGACCACCAGCGACAGTCCCCCGCCCTCGCCCACAGACAAATCGCTCATCAAGAGCAAGCCAAATAGACGCATGTCGACGAACCGCGAATCTTCCACGGAGGCCAACACCCTGCCTGCCCAGAAGTCAGTGGTAGTCGCTTACGTTCTCTGGCTGTTTGGCGGTATCTTCGGTCTGCATCATCTCTACTTGCACCGCGATCGTCACGCCTTTATTTGGGCATGCACGCTGGGCGGCTACATGGGCATTGGCTGGATTGGTGAACTCTTCCTGATACCCGAGTACGTGCGGGATGCCAACGAAGACCCGCGATTCGTCAAGGCGTTCGTGGCCAAGCTGCAGGCCTTTCAGCGGCCTCCGTACTCCTCCAAGCGCTTCGTGGGCCAGGTGATGATCGGTCATTTATTTGGTCAGCTGTTCGCGATGGCCATACCGCAGACAGTTGTAGCTGGTTTCGACCTATCCTTCCTGCACTGGGCCATTCCCATCTTCGTGTCCCAGGGAATCTGGCTGGTTGGGAACATTGGCCGCGAGCAGGGCGTTTGGTGGCACTGTCTCCTGGCCGCTTATTTGGCTTACCCAGCGCGGTACTTCATCTACGACGAGACATACTCACTGCTGCTGACGGGACTGGTGTCCGCCCTCACCTTTGACGGCATCTCAAAGCAATGGCGCCGAACTCCACCACGTCGGGGACGACCAGTGGAGCGATCCCTGAAGCTGACGGGAGCCATTTTGATCTACTGCACCTTTTGGGGCAGCTTCGTCTACTTCAACGGAACCATTGCGGACGAGGATGGCGGCGAGGTGCCAATACACGAGGCCCTTCACAACTTTCTCGCCTCCGCCTGGTGGACGGACCTCAAGCAGGCCCTGCACGACACCTACATCTACGCACAGCATCACGGCTGGTACGAGACCTGGAAGGAGGTATTTGAGAGCATGGATGTGGACGGCGAGCGGAACTCCTACAAAGTGCTGGGCGTTAGTGCCACTGCGTCGCAGGCCGAGATCACGGCGGCTTACCGCAGGTTGTCCAAGGAGTATCACCCTGATAAGGTCAAGGACGAGGCGCTGCGCAACGAGGCCCACCAGCGCTTCATCGAGATCCAGCAGGCCTATAACGTGCTCAGCAAGATCAAGTCAAACCGCCGGCGAAAGAACAAGCAGTTCCAGGAAGACGATGCAATTGTTCTCTAG
- the LOC4814190 gene encoding UNC93-like protein, translated as MTGFTNGGFENDEPVKPKAGFEPDTASLREKVVLNPAEKWRILKNISIISIAFMVQFTAFQGTANLQSSINSKDGLGTVSLSAIYAALVVSCIFLPTLIIRKLTVKWTLVFSMLCYAPYIAFQLFPRFYTLVPAGILVGMGAAPMWASKATYLTQVGQVYAKITEQAVDAIIVRFFGFFFLAWQSAELWGNLISSLVLSSGAHGSSSSSNSTISEEDLQYCGANFCTTGTGGHGNLERPPEDEIFEISMIYLSCIVAAVCIIAFFLDPLKRYGEKRKGSNSAAELSGVQLLSATFRQMKKPNLQLLIPITIFIGMEQAFIGADFTQAYVACALGVNKIGFVMICFGVVNALCSILFGSVMKYIGRTPIIVLGAVVHFTLITVELFWRPNPDNPIIFYAMSGLWGVGDAVWQTQINGLYGLLFRRNKEAAFSNYRLWESAGFVIAYAYATTLCTRMKLYILLAVLTLGCIGYVIVEILYRKKQRKVKKQEKLEAAEKEKEAAAAAAAAIAAAEANAIDGVEETDDELDDLEEDIVVTRL; from the exons ATGACTGGTTTTACCAACGGCGGATTCGAGAACGATGAGCCCGTCAAG ccGAAAGCTGGTTTTGAGCCCGACACCGCCTCGTTACGAGAGAAAGTTGTGCTGAATCCGGCCGAGAAATGGCGCATCTTAAAGAATATCTCGATCATCTCGATCGCCTTCATGGTGCAGTTCACCGCGTTTCAG GGAACAGCCAATCTGCAGTCCTCGATCAACTCAAAGGATGGCCTGGGAACAGTCTCGCTGAGCGCGATCTACGCGGCCTTGGTGGTGTCGTGTATTTTCCTGCCCACCCTGATCATCCGCAAGCTGACGGTCAAATGGACTCTGGTCTTTAGCATGCTCTGCTATGCGCCCTACATTGCTTTCCAGCTCTTCCCGCGCTTCTACACCCTCGTCCCCGCCGGCATACTGGTTGGTATGGGCGCAGCGCCCATGTGGGCGTCCAAGGCTACCTATCTGACGCAGGTGGGACAAGTGTATGCCAAGATCACGGAGCAGGCGGTCGACGCGATCATTGTGCGGTTCTTTGGCTTCTTCTTCCTGGCCTGGCAATCCGCTGAGCTCTGGGGCAATCTTATCTCCAGCTTGG TCCTTTCCAGTGGTGCCCATggatccagcagcagctctaaCTCCACGATCAGCGAGGAGGATCTGCAGTACTGCGGCGCCAACTTCTGCACCACCGGCACTGGGGGACATGGCAACCTGGAGCGTCCGCCAGAGGATGAGATCTTCGAGATCTCGATGATCTATCTATCGTGCATCGTGGCCGCCGTCTGCATCATTGCCTTCTTCCTTGATCCACTCAAGCGCTACGGAGAAAAGCGCAAGGGCTCAAACTCCGCCGCCGAGCTCTCGGGCGTCCAATTGCTCTCGGCCACTTTCCGTCAGATGAAAAAGCCGAATCTGCAGCTGCTCATCCCCATCACCATCTTCATCGGCATGGAGCAGGCATTCATCGGTGCCGACTTCACCCAGGCCTACGTGGCCTGTGCCTTGGGCGTCAACAAGATCGGCTTCGTCATGATCTGTTTCGGCGTTGTCAACGCCCTATGCTCCATCCTGTTCGGTTCTGTCATGAAATACATTGGCCGCACGCCCATCATTGTCCTTGGAGCCGTGGTGCACTTTACCCTCATTACGGTTGAGCTCTTCTGGCGGCCCAATCCCGACAATCCCATCATCTTTTACGCCATGTCCGGCCTATGGGGCGTCGGCGACGCCGTCTGGCAGACCCAGATCAACGGCCTCTACGGGCTGCTGTTTCGCCGCAACAAAGAGGCGGCGTTCTCCAACTACCGGCTGTGGGAGTCGGCTGGTTTTGTGATCGCCTACGCCTATGCCACAACGCTGTGCACCCGCATGAAGCTCTACATCCTGCTGGCGGTGCTCACGCTGGGGTGCATCGGCTACGTCATCGTCGAGATACTCTACAGGAAGAAG CAACGCAAGGTCAAGAAGCAGGAGAAGCTGGAGGCTgccgagaaggagaaggaggccgctgctgcggctgccgcagCCATTGCTGCTGCCGAGGCCAATGCGATCGACGGCGTCGAGGAGACCGACGACGAGCTGGATGATCTCGAAGAAGACATTGTAGTCACGCGCCTGTAA